A genomic stretch from Kribbella amoyensis includes:
- a CDS encoding SDR family NAD(P)-dependent oxidoreductase, with amino-acid sequence MDLQLSGRTAVVTGASKGIGLACAAALAREGAQVTGISRDPANLAKAKQQLAEEGLGYEVEAVDLTDADATGAVFARIGVPDILINCAGAARRTPVDELDSKALHAAMEAKYFTYMHATEAIIRGMAERGSGAIVNVVGQGGRQANPLHIGGGAANAALMLASVGYAKAYAGRGVRVNVINPGMTLTDRVDEGLEAAVRASGRPKDELLTEMVAEIPLGRAGDPAEVANVAVFLASPLASYVTGAVIVMDGGVTSAI; translated from the coding sequence ATGGATCTTCAGTTGTCAGGGCGGACCGCGGTCGTCACCGGTGCGAGCAAAGGGATCGGGCTGGCCTGCGCCGCCGCACTCGCCCGGGAAGGCGCCCAGGTGACCGGCATCTCCCGGGACCCGGCCAATCTCGCGAAGGCGAAGCAGCAGCTCGCCGAGGAGGGGCTGGGGTACGAGGTCGAGGCCGTCGACCTCACCGACGCCGACGCGACCGGCGCCGTCTTCGCCCGGATCGGCGTGCCCGACATCCTGATCAACTGTGCGGGCGCGGCCCGCCGGACGCCGGTGGACGAGCTGGACAGCAAGGCGCTGCACGCGGCGATGGAGGCGAAGTACTTCACCTACATGCACGCGACCGAGGCGATCATCCGCGGGATGGCAGAGCGCGGCAGCGGCGCGATCGTGAACGTGGTCGGCCAGGGCGGCCGGCAGGCGAACCCGCTGCACATCGGCGGCGGCGCGGCGAACGCGGCACTGATGCTCGCGTCGGTCGGTTACGCCAAGGCGTACGCGGGTCGCGGGGTCCGGGTGAACGTGATCAACCCCGGGATGACGCTGACCGACCGCGTCGACGAAGGCCTTGAGGCGGCGGTTCGCGCCAGCGGCCGGCCGAAGGACGAGCTGCTCACCGAGATGGTCGCGGAGATCCCCCTCGGGCGCGCCGGAGACCCGGCCGAGGTCGCCAACGTCGCCGTCTTCCTGGCCTCCCCACTGGCCAGCTACGTCACCGGCGCCGTCATCGTGATGGACGGCGGCGTCACCTCGGCCATCTGA
- a CDS encoding mandelate racemase/muconate lactonizing enzyme family protein, translating to MRITAVETIRPELQPNLLFVQLHTDDGRCGLGEAFFGSRTVEAYLHESVAGVLFGMSDPTPEAAARALASYTGYAGGGAETRGNGAIDLALWDLVGQEAGLPLVRLFGGPVHESLPTYNTCAGPGYISTSTQQRSDNWGVPTGRAQRYDDLDAFLHRPAALARDLWDEGIRGMKVWPFDQAAERTGGTDLSPAELSRGLAVIEAIRTEVGFDMALMVELHGLWNRRGATTILQALTEYRPYWVEDPIRPDAVDALAALSADTDVPIATGETVVGRRGFLPLLQRDAVDVVTMDVQWTGGLTEARKIAALADTFGVPVAPHDCTGPATLAACVHLTQSVPNGLIQETVRAFLRTWYAELVEGLPEIVDGRVTATPVPGHGVRLRDGLAESDQVERRVSTP from the coding sequence ATGCGGATCACCGCCGTCGAGACCATCAGGCCCGAACTCCAGCCGAACCTGCTGTTCGTCCAGTTGCACACCGACGACGGGCGGTGCGGACTGGGCGAGGCGTTCTTCGGCAGCCGCACGGTCGAGGCGTACCTGCACGAGTCCGTCGCCGGCGTCCTCTTCGGGATGAGCGACCCGACACCCGAGGCGGCGGCCCGTGCGCTCGCGTCGTACACCGGGTACGCGGGTGGTGGCGCCGAGACGCGGGGTAACGGGGCCATCGACCTGGCGCTGTGGGACCTGGTCGGCCAGGAGGCCGGGCTGCCGCTGGTCCGGTTGTTCGGCGGACCGGTGCACGAGTCGTTGCCGACCTACAACACCTGCGCCGGACCGGGGTACATCAGTACGAGCACCCAGCAACGCTCCGACAACTGGGGCGTACCGACCGGGCGGGCGCAACGGTACGACGACCTGGACGCGTTCCTGCACCGGCCCGCGGCGCTGGCCCGTGACCTGTGGGACGAGGGAATCCGCGGGATGAAGGTGTGGCCGTTCGACCAGGCGGCCGAGCGGACCGGGGGTACCGACCTCTCCCCGGCCGAACTCTCCCGCGGTCTCGCGGTGATCGAGGCGATCCGGACCGAGGTCGGCTTCGACATGGCGTTGATGGTCGAACTGCACGGACTGTGGAACCGGCGCGGCGCGACCACGATCCTGCAGGCGCTCACCGAGTACCGCCCGTACTGGGTGGAGGACCCGATCCGGCCCGACGCCGTGGACGCGCTCGCCGCCCTCTCCGCCGACACCGACGTCCCGATCGCGACCGGCGAGACCGTCGTCGGCCGGCGCGGGTTCCTGCCGTTGCTCCAGCGCGACGCCGTCGACGTGGTGACGATGGACGTGCAGTGGACCGGCGGACTCACCGAGGCCCGCAAGATCGCCGCCCTCGCCGACACATTCGGGGTCCCGGTCGCGCCGCACGACTGCACCGGACCGGCGACCCTGGCGGCCTGCGTCCACCTCACCCAGTCCGTGCCGAACGGCCTGATCCAGGAGACGGTCCGCGCCTTCCTGCGAACCTGGTACGCCGAACTGGTGGAAGGGTTGCCGGAGATCGTGGACGGCCGGGTCACCGCGACGCCGGTACCGGGGCACGGGGTCCGGCTGCGGGACGGGCTGGCCGAGAGCGACCAGGTGGAGCGGCGCGTCTCCACCCCCTGA
- a CDS encoding bifunctional SulP family inorganic anion transporter/carbonic anhydrase produces MATSHSPPTSTPAPDRRTWHSVLRHDLPASLVVFLIAIPLSLGIAAASGAPLIAGLVAAVVGGVVAGALGGSPLQVSGPAAGLTVVVAGLVSQFGWAATAAITCAAGLLQILLGVTRIGRLALSLSPAVVHGMLAGIGVTIAVQQLHVVLGGQAQSSLIANLAGLPGQLVAHHPASVVVGVLTVVMLLIWPRLPKVKVIPAPLVAVVAVTVLAASLRLDVIRVSLPDNPLQELVVPAMPTGGPLAIGTAVLTVALVASVESLLSAVAVDKLHRGKRSNLDRELIGQGAANAVSGALGGMPVTGVIVRSSTNVAAGARSRASAIMHGIWIAVFVLAAGALLELIPMAALAGVLLVTGLRLVQLAHIRTLRRHDELLVYVVTAAGVAVLGLAEGVLAGLLLALGRVLYRLARATVTATEEDGVWIVRIRGTLVFLGVASLVRTLRTIPVGATVRVKLQVDHLDHAAYEAIEDWQRGHVARGGTVELNRSAFRAALHGGTTGPRWLTRWQHDQVVPAPDQRVSTLDGIREFEDSADLIRPMLAQLAADGQKPAQLFITCADSRIVPNMITTTGPGEQFCVRNVGNLVPPYGSNSNSVDAAVEYAVTVLGVSSIVVCGHSHCGAAGAALDGPPDDGSGLRTWLRHLEPSVRRAVALPDIVDPATGVRLSPADKLSVANVAVQLENLRSFASVRKAEDEGRLELVGLWFDIGAAAARLVLDRRPYLVRADEELAATAAPADL; encoded by the coding sequence ATGGCCACTTCTCATTCCCCACCCACTTCTACGCCTGCGCCCGATCGCAGGACCTGGCACTCCGTTCTCCGCCATGACTTACCGGCCTCGCTGGTGGTCTTCCTGATCGCGATCCCGCTCTCCCTGGGGATCGCCGCAGCTTCCGGAGCCCCGCTCATCGCGGGGCTCGTCGCCGCCGTCGTCGGCGGTGTCGTCGCCGGCGCACTCGGCGGCTCCCCCTTGCAGGTCAGCGGTCCCGCCGCCGGCCTCACCGTTGTCGTCGCCGGGCTGGTCAGCCAGTTCGGCTGGGCCGCGACCGCCGCGATCACCTGCGCGGCCGGCCTCCTGCAGATCCTGCTGGGCGTGACCCGCATCGGCCGGCTCGCCCTCTCCCTGTCCCCCGCGGTCGTGCACGGCATGCTCGCGGGGATCGGCGTCACCATCGCCGTCCAGCAGTTGCACGTCGTGCTCGGCGGTCAGGCCCAGAGCTCGCTGATCGCCAACCTGGCCGGGCTTCCCGGCCAATTGGTGGCCCACCATCCGGCCTCCGTCGTGGTCGGTGTGCTGACCGTGGTGATGCTGCTGATCTGGCCGCGACTGCCCAAGGTGAAGGTGATTCCGGCTCCCTTGGTCGCCGTCGTCGCCGTCACCGTGCTGGCCGCGAGCCTGCGGCTCGACGTGATCCGGGTCAGCCTGCCGGACAACCCGTTGCAGGAGCTCGTCGTGCCCGCGATGCCGACCGGCGGGCCGCTCGCGATCGGGACCGCGGTACTCACCGTCGCCCTCGTCGCCAGCGTCGAGTCGCTGTTGTCGGCCGTTGCCGTCGACAAGCTTCATCGCGGCAAGCGGAGCAACCTGGACCGCGAACTGATCGGACAGGGTGCCGCCAACGCGGTGTCCGGCGCTCTCGGTGGGATGCCGGTCACCGGAGTCATCGTGCGCAGTTCGACCAACGTCGCCGCGGGGGCGCGCAGCCGCGCGTCGGCGATCATGCACGGCATCTGGATCGCCGTGTTCGTCCTGGCCGCAGGGGCGTTGCTGGAGCTCATCCCGATGGCCGCACTGGCCGGCGTCCTGCTCGTCACCGGGCTGCGACTCGTCCAGCTCGCCCACATCCGGACGCTCAGACGCCACGACGAGTTGCTCGTGTACGTCGTGACCGCGGCCGGCGTGGCTGTCCTCGGTCTGGCCGAAGGCGTCCTCGCGGGACTCCTCCTCGCGCTGGGGCGCGTCCTCTACCGGCTCGCCCGGGCGACCGTCACCGCGACCGAGGAGGACGGCGTCTGGATCGTGAGGATTCGCGGCACCCTGGTCTTCCTGGGCGTCGCTTCCTTGGTACGCACACTGCGGACGATCCCGGTGGGCGCCACGGTCCGGGTCAAGCTCCAGGTCGATCACCTGGATCACGCCGCGTACGAGGCGATCGAGGACTGGCAGCGCGGACACGTCGCGCGTGGCGGGACGGTCGAACTCAACCGGTCCGCGTTCCGGGCGGCCCTGCACGGCGGTACGACCGGGCCCCGCTGGTTGACCAGGTGGCAACACGACCAGGTGGTGCCCGCGCCGGACCAGCGGGTGTCGACGCTGGACGGCATCCGTGAGTTCGAGGACTCGGCCGACCTGATCCGGCCGATGCTGGCCCAGCTCGCGGCCGACGGGCAGAAGCCGGCGCAGTTGTTCATCACCTGTGCCGACTCGCGGATCGTGCCGAACATGATCACCACCACCGGCCCCGGCGAGCAGTTCTGCGTCCGCAACGTGGGCAACCTGGTCCCGCCGTACGGGTCGAACAGCAACTCGGTCGACGCCGCCGTCGAGTACGCGGTCACCGTGCTCGGGGTCTCGTCGATCGTGGTCTGCGGGCACTCGCACTGCGGTGCCGCGGGCGCCGCGCTCGACGGCCCGCCCGACGACGGCTCCGGTCTGCGGACCTGGCTCCGGCATCTCGAACCGTCGGTCCGCCGGGCCGTCGCGCTGCCGGACATCGTCGACCCGGCGACCGGGGTACGGCTCTCCCCCGCCGACAAGCTGTCGGTCGCGAACGTCGCCGTCCAGCTGGAGAACCTGCGCAGTTTCGCCAGTGTGCGCAAGGCGGAGGACGAAGGGCGACTCGAGCTCGTCGGCCTCTGGTTCGACATCGGCGCCGCCGCGGCCCGGCTGGTCCTCGACCGCCGGCCGTATCTGGTCCGCGCCGACGAGGAGCTGGCCGCCACCGCGGCCCCGGCCGACCTCTGA
- a CDS encoding lysyl oxidase family protein, with protein MVTLAALAAGGTTAMAGAAGESPLKLVAGSTEVTVERVPEYGVDLDLGTHLVAGSKPVEVRASRASYADQVIARQVVTGADRPLPPGAVTDFSGLGKFLHVTITDAAGKKVLDRDQTVCLNGEGSRTRPDAPDTSPYPDDCTANPFTLGAVWGLQAGWSANTTAVDAEPVDLAAGKYKARVTISKAYRDFFKIGAYDSAVSLNLTVKDGEGCGAASTEGCRTAARPKSLMGDDTDRPAVQPRPNPARPTGTAGVPKGPKPDLRALPAWEISVGPGEKGTPAANRDFLQFSANVWNAGPSPLVLDGFRQQGKDLMDAFQYFYDDHGRQVGYQKTGTMEWDARDGHNHWHFTDFARYSLLKADQSEAVRSQKEAFCLAATDSIDYTVENANWHPSNTDLHTACGDHSSLSVREVLDVGSGDTYVQSLPGQSFDVTGLPNGTYYIQVVANPDKRLYETSTANNVALRKVVLGGTPHHRTVDVPPVGVVDRP; from the coding sequence GTGGTCACACTCGCGGCGCTGGCCGCCGGTGGGACCACGGCGATGGCCGGCGCGGCCGGTGAGTCGCCGCTGAAACTGGTGGCCGGAAGCACCGAAGTGACGGTGGAACGAGTGCCGGAGTACGGCGTCGATCTCGATCTCGGCACCCACCTGGTCGCCGGGTCGAAACCGGTCGAGGTGCGGGCGAGCCGCGCGTCGTACGCCGACCAGGTGATCGCCCGCCAGGTCGTCACCGGGGCGGACCGGCCGTTGCCACCGGGAGCGGTCACCGACTTCAGTGGACTCGGCAAGTTCCTGCACGTCACCATCACCGATGCCGCGGGCAAGAAGGTGCTGGACCGGGACCAGACCGTCTGCCTGAACGGCGAGGGTTCACGGACCCGGCCGGACGCGCCGGACACCTCGCCGTACCCGGACGACTGTACGGCGAACCCGTTCACGCTCGGCGCGGTCTGGGGGCTGCAGGCCGGGTGGTCGGCGAACACGACGGCCGTCGACGCCGAGCCGGTGGACCTGGCGGCCGGGAAGTACAAGGCCCGGGTGACGATCAGCAAGGCGTACCGGGACTTCTTCAAGATCGGCGCGTACGACTCGGCGGTCTCGCTGAACCTCACCGTCAAGGACGGAGAGGGCTGCGGGGCCGCGAGTACGGAGGGGTGTCGTACGGCCGCTCGCCCGAAGAGCCTGATGGGTGACGACACGGACCGCCCGGCCGTTCAGCCGCGGCCGAATCCGGCCCGCCCGACCGGGACGGCCGGGGTGCCGAAGGGGCCCAAGCCGGACCTGCGGGCGTTGCCGGCGTGGGAGATCTCGGTCGGCCCGGGCGAGAAGGGGACGCCCGCGGCGAACCGCGACTTCCTGCAGTTCTCCGCGAACGTGTGGAACGCGGGACCGTCGCCGTTGGTGCTGGACGGGTTCCGGCAGCAGGGCAAGGACCTGATGGACGCGTTCCAGTACTTCTACGACGACCACGGCCGGCAGGTCGGGTACCAGAAGACCGGCACGATGGAGTGGGACGCGCGGGACGGCCACAACCACTGGCACTTCACCGACTTCGCCCGGTACAGCCTGCTGAAGGCGGACCAGAGCGAGGCGGTCCGGAGCCAGAAGGAGGCGTTCTGCCTGGCCGCGACCGACTCGATCGACTACACCGTCGAGAACGCGAACTGGCACCCGTCCAACACCGACCTGCACACCGCGTGCGGCGACCACAGTTCGCTGTCGGTCCGCGAGGTCCTCGATGTCGGATCGGGTGACACCTACGTGCAGTCGTTGCCGGGCCAGTCGTTCGACGTGACCGGCTTGCCCAACGGCACGTACTACATCCAGGTCGTCGCGAACCCGGACAAGCGGCTCTACGAGACCAGTACGGCGAACAACGTGGCGCTGCGCAAGGTGGTCCTCGGCGGGACGCCGCATCACCGCACGGTCGACGTTCCGCCGGTCGGCGTGGTCGACCGGCCGTGA
- a CDS encoding DUF427 domain-containing protein has product MTYPDPIVPPGLVAPVPRRIRATLAGRFVLDTTDALYLWEFPPYPQYYVPVADVAEGVLTDTGETRTFGHGIARVHTAGSGRAWVYDDGVAKDRVRFQWDALDHWFEEDEEVFVHPRNPYARCDAIRSGRLVRVSVDGDVLAESRSTVIVFETGLPPRYYFPRTEVNFDRLTPSDTRTACPYKGRTSAYWSLGGRDLAWSYDFPTSALLPVAGLVAFFNEHVDLDLDGTPIPRPITPFSD; this is encoded by the coding sequence ATGACGTACCCCGACCCGATCGTCCCGCCCGGCCTGGTCGCTCCGGTTCCCCGGCGGATCCGCGCGACGCTGGCCGGCCGCTTCGTCCTGGACACCACGGATGCCCTGTACCTGTGGGAGTTCCCGCCCTATCCGCAGTACTACGTACCGGTGGCCGACGTGGCGGAGGGTGTGCTGACCGACACGGGAGAGACGCGGACGTTCGGCCATGGCATCGCGCGGGTGCACACCGCGGGATCCGGCCGGGCCTGGGTGTACGACGACGGCGTGGCGAAGGACCGGGTGCGGTTCCAGTGGGACGCGCTGGACCACTGGTTCGAGGAGGACGAGGAGGTCTTCGTCCACCCGCGCAACCCGTACGCACGATGCGACGCGATCCGGTCCGGCCGGCTGGTCCGGGTGTCGGTCGACGGCGACGTGCTGGCGGAGTCGCGGTCCACGGTGATCGTGTTCGAGACCGGGCTGCCGCCGCGGTACTACTTCCCGCGGACCGAGGTGAACTTCGACCGGCTCACCCCGAGCGACACCCGCACCGCCTGTCCGTACAAGGGCCGCACCTCCGCGTACTGGTCGCTGGGCGGCCGCGATCTCGCCTGGTCCTACGACTTCCCCACCTCGGCACTGCTCCCGGTCGCCGGCCTCGTTGCCTTCTTCAACGAACACGTGGACCTGGACCTCGACGGCACCCCGATCCCCCGCCCGATCACCCCGTTCTCGGACTGA
- a CDS encoding fibronectin type III domain-containing protein, with protein MSVPSGAAPGAAHRRVPRPHRRSRRTAVAAVAVSALVSAALAIAPADASVPRSNSDRSPVTGQPGPKPALVEPDSAFQGQAPLEAPLAQRAVPAKYPQLAAKPYLGWSSWSLQSTNYPGVNPDGPGSFISEKNVLAQAQVMASKLKPFGYEYINVDAGWQNGGDEYGRPVANTARFPRGMKAIGDDLHKLGLKFGIYTVVGLGFDVYRDGNTPIHNAPGCFTRDIVYPDLRTTNGWDQAYKINYASPCAQKYADSIAKLFASWGVDFIKMDGVGPGSWKGAPDDPNHNNTADVEAWWRAVQNAGRPMLYTLSWSLSHRYAETWKANSHGWRIDTDVECYCDTIVRWNGSLVGRWWDLPQWVDDAGPGHWNNLDAINVGNGEMDGITEIERQSYMTFWAMNAAPLFIGDDLTKLDAYGMKLLTNREVIAINQAGVPARPLNQDQLQQVWHAKNPDGSVTVGLFNLADSPATVTGRFDQLGVTGQATVRDVWAAKNTAGVTGQVSAELPAHGSKLYKITPAKVASPGKPADLTATDADSTTVSLEWQPSTGATSYAVFANGRQVGTSSSTTVVAKGLQPQTEYTFTVKALHKGKTSEPSAPITLPTSKADGPVRYEAEAPTSTLTGNAGISDCSLCSGGKKIGNIGGDASVTLNGITVPTTGTYLVRIAYTDGDTSRQSMLTVNGQDSYWVNYHGLGDNDWGTPQVTYLPMKLQAGENSIKVHNPTGYIADIDWIAV; from the coding sequence ATGTCAGTCCCCTCTGGTGCCGCCCCCGGCGCCGCCCATCGCCGAGTCCCCCGCCCCCACCGCCGCAGCCGCCGGACCGCGGTCGCCGCCGTCGCCGTGTCCGCCCTGGTGTCGGCGGCGCTCGCGATCGCCCCGGCCGACGCGAGCGTTCCGCGCAGCAACTCGGACCGCAGCCCCGTGACCGGGCAGCCCGGACCGAAGCCGGCGCTGGTGGAGCCGGACTCCGCGTTCCAGGGCCAGGCGCCGCTCGAAGCACCACTGGCCCAGCGCGCCGTGCCCGCGAAGTACCCGCAGCTCGCCGCCAAGCCGTACCTGGGCTGGAGCAGCTGGAGCCTGCAGTCCACGAACTACCCGGGCGTGAACCCCGACGGCCCGGGCAGCTTCATCAGCGAGAAGAACGTCCTGGCCCAGGCCCAGGTGATGGCCTCGAAGCTCAAGCCCTTCGGCTACGAGTACATCAACGTCGACGCCGGCTGGCAGAACGGCGGAGACGAGTACGGCCGGCCGGTCGCGAACACCGCCCGCTTCCCGCGCGGGATGAAGGCGATCGGTGACGACCTGCACAAGCTCGGCCTGAAGTTCGGGATCTACACCGTGGTCGGCCTCGGCTTCGACGTCTACCGCGACGGCAACACCCCGATCCACAACGCGCCCGGCTGCTTCACCCGGGACATCGTCTACCCGGACCTGCGGACCACGAACGGCTGGGACCAGGCGTACAAGATCAACTACGCCAGCCCGTGCGCACAGAAGTACGCGGACTCGATCGCGAAGTTGTTCGCCAGCTGGGGCGTCGACTTCATCAAGATGGACGGTGTCGGCCCCGGCTCCTGGAAGGGCGCGCCGGACGACCCGAACCACAACAACACCGCGGACGTCGAGGCCTGGTGGCGCGCGGTCCAGAACGCCGGCCGCCCGATGCTGTACACGCTGTCGTGGTCGCTCAGCCACCGGTACGCCGAGACCTGGAAGGCGAACTCGCATGGCTGGCGGATCGACACCGACGTGGAGTGCTACTGCGACACGATCGTGCGCTGGAACGGCTCGCTCGTCGGCCGCTGGTGGGACCTGCCGCAGTGGGTCGACGACGCGGGACCGGGGCACTGGAACAACCTCGACGCGATCAACGTCGGCAACGGCGAGATGGACGGCATCACCGAGATCGAGCGGCAGAGCTACATGACGTTCTGGGCGATGAACGCGGCACCGCTGTTCATCGGTGACGACCTGACCAAGCTGGACGCGTACGGAATGAAGTTGCTGACCAACCGCGAGGTGATCGCGATCAACCAGGCCGGCGTCCCGGCCCGCCCGCTCAACCAGGACCAGCTGCAACAGGTCTGGCACGCGAAGAACCCGGACGGATCCGTCACTGTCGGCCTGTTCAACCTGGCCGACTCCCCCGCGACGGTCACCGGCCGGTTCGACCAACTCGGCGTGACCGGCCAGGCGACGGTCCGCGACGTCTGGGCGGCGAAGAACACGGCGGGTGTGACCGGCCAGGTCAGCGCCGAACTCCCGGCGCACGGCTCGAAGCTGTACAAGATCACCCCGGCCAAGGTGGCGTCGCCCGGGAAGCCGGCCGACCTGACCGCGACCGACGCCGACAGCACCACGGTCTCCCTGGAGTGGCAGCCGAGTACCGGCGCCACGTCGTACGCCGTGTTCGCGAACGGCCGCCAGGTCGGGACCAGCTCGTCCACCACCGTCGTCGCGAAGGGCCTGCAGCCGCAGACGGAGTACACGTTCACGGTGAAGGCACTGCACAAGGGCAAGACGTCGGAGCCGAGTGCGCCGATCACGCTGCCCACGTCCAAGGCGGACGGCCCGGTCCGCTACGAGGCGGAGGCGCCGACCAGCACGCTGACCGGCAACGCTGGGATCTCCGACTGCTCGCTGTGCTCGGGTGGCAAGAAGATCGGCAACATCGGCGGTGACGCCTCGGTGACACTCAACGGCATCACCGTGCCGACCACCGGTACCTACCTGGTCCGGATCGCGTACACCGACGGCGACACCAGCCGGCAGAGCATGCTGACCGTGAACGGCCAGGACAGCTACTGGGTGAACTACCACGGCCTCGGCGACAACGACTGGGGAACTCCGCAGGTCACCTACCTGCCGATGAAGCTCCAGGCCGGGGAGAACTCGATCAAGGTGCACAACCCGACCGGGTACATCGCCGACATCGACTGGATCGCGGTCTGA
- a CDS encoding MFS transporter — MLSTRATGSVQSVPDFHTHNPPPATPDTLPPAQRRPGFRDTFSALQVRNFRLLVSGLLVSSTGGWIQRIAQDWLVLTLTGSATAVGITTALQFLPTLLLGLYGGVIADRFPKRKVLLVTQTTMGAAAGVLAVLAFSGQVQVWQVYLMALFLGLATAVDNPTRQSFVTEIVGKDRVRNAISMVSSTFQLGSLIGPALGGALLGTIGTGWAFALNAVTFFGSISALLMMRESEMPGLQAARKASAGMRIRDGLRDGLRYAFHEPAVRWAIALVGIYGMFTISLPVTLTAFADRVFHTGASGYGVLNSVVAGGALAGALLSARRVRPTRLRNLVGIAALLAIAQMVAAIQPSLWTFMPLLALQGTATLMFLTAAQSMVQLTTPDGLRGRVSGIYNLVFIGGGAIGGPMVGALAQHFGARSSLFLAGLVPGIATIAIGIKLARAGRFRVVLVRSTRSPWRQPPVTLGLEQTPIRVAAPEAPLVTPSRPFVIGRRRHARTDPHTRPVRTRRKPLHR, encoded by the coding sequence ATGTTGAGCACCCGGGCCACCGGCTCCGTCCAGTCCGTTCCCGATTTCCACACCCATAACCCTCCCCCGGCGACCCCGGACACCCTGCCCCCGGCCCAGCGCCGACCCGGCTTCCGGGACACCTTCAGTGCGTTGCAGGTCCGCAACTTCCGGCTGCTGGTCAGCGGCCTGCTGGTCAGCTCCACCGGCGGCTGGATCCAGCGCATCGCGCAGGACTGGCTGGTCCTCACCCTCACCGGCAGCGCCACCGCCGTCGGGATCACCACCGCGCTGCAGTTCCTGCCCACCCTGCTGCTCGGCCTGTACGGCGGTGTGATCGCCGACCGCTTCCCGAAGCGCAAGGTGCTGCTGGTCACCCAGACGACGATGGGCGCCGCCGCCGGTGTGCTCGCGGTGCTGGCCTTCAGCGGCCAGGTGCAGGTCTGGCAGGTCTACCTGATGGCGTTGTTCCTCGGTCTCGCGACGGCGGTCGACAACCCGACCCGGCAGTCGTTCGTCACCGAGATCGTCGGCAAGGACCGGGTCCGGAACGCGATCAGCATGGTGTCGTCGACGTTCCAGCTCGGCAGCCTGATCGGCCCGGCGCTGGGCGGCGCGCTGCTCGGCACCATCGGGACCGGCTGGGCGTTCGCGCTCAACGCGGTGACCTTCTTCGGCTCGATCTCGGCGCTGCTGATGATGCGGGAGTCCGAGATGCCCGGGCTGCAGGCGGCCCGCAAGGCGAGCGCCGGCATGCGGATCCGGGACGGCCTGCGCGACGGTCTGCGGTACGCGTTCCACGAGCCGGCTGTCCGGTGGGCGATCGCACTGGTCGGGATCTACGGCATGTTCACCATCAGCCTCCCGGTCACGCTGACCGCCTTCGCCGACCGCGTCTTCCACACCGGCGCGTCCGGGTACGGCGTCCTGAACTCGGTGGTCGCGGGTGGCGCGCTGGCCGGTGCGCTGCTGTCCGCCCGGCGGGTCCGCCCGACCCGGCTGCGGAACCTGGTCGGGATCGCCGCGCTGCTCGCGATCGCGCAGATGGTGGCCGCGATCCAGCCCTCGCTGTGGACCTTCATGCCGCTGCTGGCCCTGCAGGGCACCGCCACGCTGATGTTCCTCACCGCGGCGCAGTCGATGGTCCAGCTGACCACGCCGGACGGTCTGCGCGGCCGGGTCTCCGGGATCTACAACCTGGTCTTCATCGGCGGCGGCGCGATCGGCGGGCCGATGGTCGGCGCGCTCGCGCAGCACTTCGGCGCCCGCTCCAGCCTGTTCCTGGCCGGCCTGGTGCCCGGGATCGCGACGATCGCGATCGGGATCAAGCTGGCCCGGGCCGGCCGGTTTCGGGTCGTCCTGGTCCGGTCCACCCGGTCGCCGTGGCGGCAGCCGCCGGTCACCCTCGGCCTCGAGCAGACGCCGATCCGGGTCGCCGCGCCGGAGGCGCCGCTGGTCACGCCGTCCCGCCCGTTCGTCATCGGCCGCCGCCGGCACGCCCGGACCGACCCGCACACCCGGCCGGTACGGACCAGGCGCAAGCCGTTGCACCGCTGA